From one Gemmatimonadaceae bacterium genomic stretch:
- a CDS encoding DNA internalization-related competence protein ComEC/Rec2: MPMLVHAVAAWLTGLAMGQLAYRGPLVAGLLLAGAVALARRAPRAATWALLLAAGGVVAHAAAQQAMRCRAALHDQAAAQQPLWLVIDAPPIAPMPSRGVLTGRSGALRCRVAATVRWQGAPPPDGYRVQVRAAARVTSRGLALQQATVVAVGPLDPMRATRAWAARTIDARFRSRAPLVRALLIADQDGIPRALRDRYADAGLVHLLSVSGMHVAIIASALLTLLGGLRAPLALAEPLAMVGVVLYVLVLGCPPPAVRSAVMLVVMALSRRAQRPVHAWAPLALGAVVPTVDPLVVTDLGWQLSAGGMAALVAARAFRRSARQWAHREAHAVLAMPQAVARWLATRRGATGWLVTEISTGLVATAVTAPLIAWTFGRLSLVAPFSNLLAGPCIALLQPALFLALVLAPFPRASAVVADASQPLMALLDLVADRSAGVPGAVLPVAPSLVTAVAAGVASACVVRGSAAARRTPWMLAAAASLVLGLWIPVVHGGSGRLELHLIDVGQGDAVALRTPRGRWMLMDAGPSGRAGDAGARVVLPYLRRLGGRVALVVLSHAHEDHAGGAAAVVRATRPAWWWEPAFVTTSPGYRAALEAVAAVGVHWKRVRPGDRYALDGVSVTVLAPDSAWTAAQENANETSVVLRVAYGAHAFLLTGDAERSEEAWLLAHHAPALLEADVLKLGHHGSRTSSSAPFLDVVRPRVGISSMGSGNRYGHPAPETLAELAARAVPVFRTDQDGSIVVRSDGRTLEVEAGDTRWIVPPRGAR; the protein is encoded by the coding sequence ATGCCGATGCTCGTGCATGCCGTGGCTGCGTGGCTGACCGGTTTGGCGATGGGGCAACTCGCCTATCGCGGCCCGCTGGTCGCGGGCCTGCTGCTCGCGGGCGCGGTGGCGCTTGCGCGGCGTGCGCCGCGGGCGGCCACGTGGGCGCTGCTTCTCGCCGCTGGCGGCGTGGTCGCGCACGCCGCCGCGCAGCAGGCGATGCGCTGTCGCGCGGCCTTGCATGACCAGGCGGCGGCCCAGCAGCCGCTCTGGCTGGTGATCGATGCGCCACCGATCGCGCCCATGCCATCGCGCGGCGTGCTCACCGGGCGGTCGGGCGCCCTGCGCTGCCGCGTCGCGGCCACGGTGCGCTGGCAGGGGGCACCACCCCCCGACGGCTATCGGGTGCAGGTTCGCGCGGCGGCTCGGGTCACCTCGCGCGGCCTCGCCCTGCAGCAGGCCACGGTGGTGGCCGTCGGGCCACTCGATCCGATGCGGGCGACACGGGCGTGGGCCGCACGCACCATAGATGCCCGGTTCCGCTCCCGGGCGCCGCTCGTGCGCGCGCTGCTGATTGCCGATCAGGATGGCATCCCGCGCGCGCTGCGTGACCGTTACGCCGACGCGGGGCTGGTTCACCTGCTCTCCGTCTCGGGGATGCATGTCGCGATCATCGCCTCGGCGCTGCTGACGCTCCTCGGCGGCCTGCGTGCGCCGCTCGCGCTGGCCGAACCGCTGGCGATGGTGGGGGTGGTGCTCTACGTCCTCGTGCTCGGCTGCCCGCCACCGGCGGTGCGCAGCGCGGTCATGCTGGTCGTCATGGCCCTCAGCCGTCGGGCGCAGCGGCCGGTGCACGCGTGGGCGCCACTGGCGCTCGGCGCCGTAGTGCCGACGGTCGATCCCCTCGTCGTGACCGATCTCGGATGGCAACTGAGTGCGGGCGGCATGGCCGCGTTGGTGGCGGCACGCGCCTTTCGCCGGAGTGCGCGGCAGTGGGCCCATCGCGAGGCGCACGCGGTACTCGCGATGCCGCAGGCCGTGGCGCGCTGGCTCGCGACCCGCCGCGGCGCGACCGGATGGCTGGTGACCGAGATCTCGACGGGGCTGGTCGCGACGGCCGTGACCGCGCCGCTGATCGCGTGGACCTTTGGCCGCCTGAGTCTCGTCGCACCGTTCTCGAACCTGCTCGCCGGGCCCTGTATCGCACTGCTGCAGCCGGCGTTGTTCCTCGCGCTGGTGCTCGCCCCGTTTCCGCGGGCCTCCGCGGTCGTCGCCGACGCGTCGCAGCCGCTGATGGCCCTGCTCGACCTCGTCGCGGACCGGAGCGCCGGGGTTCCCGGGGCGGTCCTGCCAGTGGCCCCCTCACTCGTGACCGCGGTCGCCGCCGGTGTCGCGTCGGCGTGTGTGGTGCGTGGCTCAGCGGCCGCACGGCGCACGCCGTGGATGCTCGCCGCGGCGGCCTCGCTGGTGCTCGGCCTGTGGATTCCCGTGGTACACGGCGGGTCCGGTCGCCTGGAGCTGCACCTGATCGACGTGGGGCAGGGGGACGCCGTGGCGCTGCGAACACCCCGCGGCCGCTGGATGCTCATGGACGCCGGCCCCAGTGGTCGCGCGGGTGACGCCGGCGCACGCGTTGTCCTCCCCTATCTGCGACGGCTCGGCGGACGCGTTGCGCTGGTCGTGCTGTCGCACGCGCATGAGGACCACGCGGGCGGCGCGGCCGCGGTCGTACGGGCGACGCGCCCCGCGTGGTGGTGGGAGCCCGCGTTCGTCACCACGAGCCCGGGCTACCGTGCCGCGCTCGAGGCCGTGGCTGCCGTTGGTGTGCACTGGAAGCGCGTCCGCCCGGGGGATCGCTACGCGCTCGATGGTGTCTCCGTGACCGTGCTGGCCCCCGATTCCGCCTGGACCGCGGCCCAGGAGAACGCGAACGAAACATCGGTGGTGCTGCGCGTCGCCTATGGCGCACACGCGTTCCTGCTTACCGGCGACGCCGAGCGAAGCGAAGAGGCCTGGCTGCTGGCCCATCACGCGCCGGCACTGCTCGAGGCAGACGTACTCAAGCTGGGGCATCACGGGAGTCGCACCAGCAGCAGCGCGCCCTTTCTCGATGTGGTCCGGCCGCGCGTCGGGATCTCGTCGATGGGGTCGGGCAACCGATACGGACATCCGGCTCCGGAAACACTCGCCGAGTTGGCGGCACGCGCGGTGCCGGTGTTTCGCACCGATCAGGACGGCAGCATCGTGGTGCGGAGTGACGGACGCACGCTCGAGGTCGAGGCGGGTGACACGCGCTGGATCGTGCCGCCGCGCGGGGCGCGCTGA